A stretch of DNA from Odontesthes bonariensis isolate fOdoBon6 chromosome 5, fOdoBon6.hap1, whole genome shotgun sequence:
CCTCAGGGTTATATTGTGGTAAGCAATGGAAGAGAGGCGGCTAAAACTGTATCTCCATGCGCTTCCACTCTGTCAGTGATTGTAATAACGAACCATCCAGAGTGAATTAAGACTTGAGGGAGACAGAGAGTGAGCGGTGAGCTTGACAAGCCTTTGTTTTACACCGAACCATCATTTCAAAGAAGGCTCAGTGTAGCGAGTTCACATCTAAGTGTTACCAGAGGGATTCTGGTTCTGTACCTGCCTTTGAGAACCCACGAATACAGAAAGCGCCACTATTAACACCACTGCAGCTCCTTGCACTATATGAGTTGTCTCTGCCCTCTCTGATTACTGCTGCTGTTTCAGCCTGGTTGTGGTGTGAAGTCCCACGTGGTCTCTCTGTACTCCCTTTTTGCACAACACTTCACACAGATGTTTTGTAATGacagttggattttttttctttatttcatgtCTGAAGGAATACTAAGAATAAACAAAAGATTCTGACATTTGCTGTCTTCTTGTCTTAGTTTTCCTTCTTTCTGAGCAGCTAACATGCAGAAAGACAGCTTGGTCTCAGATGTCCTTTCTGTCTCCATCTAATATCTCACTCAATGTCAACCACAATTTTGTTCTGGATATCACATGCTATTTTTTCACCTCGGGCAAACCCACTGCCTTCTTTGCCAGGACTCGTCATAGCGGAGCGCATACAACAGAGATATTTATATACAGGCCAAAGGTAACGTCATAAAGCTGTTCACACCTGCTGTGGCCAACCTTTCAACCTTCTGTACGCTTCCATATTTTAAGAACCTCATTTTCTAATCAAGCCAGTTAACACTCTCATGAAAGCACATTTTACAAAGCATTTTAATCACATGATCAGTGTTGATATCAGTGTAATGAGaacagaaaatattttaagATGATGACAACAGCCCAGAACTGTCATTCAAAAAAATTGATTGTTGAGTTTCTCTATTCACAACACTCTTTCAGCAGGTTGACAGCACATATATAAATGAACAGTTATTTTCTTTGTGATTAATCTGTCACTTATTTTCTTAAGggatttattgttttgtttgtgaaattgCAACACAAATGGATGATGTCTTTATTTGCCATCTTGTGTGGGCAGACCAGCAGTCAAAATCCTAAAATGACTTGGTTTGATTTCACATGAGAGAAAGTGAAACGTGGAATAATCCAGATGAAAAGGCTCAAACATTTGGCACCAATCAGAATCATTAGCTGATAACTCTTCTAAACTACCATTTGTATTTGAAATCACAGGATTTTTCTACCACTAGTGTTGAAACTGGTGAGAACTGCATCTTATAGAGAGGGGTTAAAGATCTTAAGTGGTGCTGTGTTCATTCCATCATCTGTATCACATGGGTTATGGAAGGGGAACAGGGGACCCATGACGGTTTCCATGGAGAAGGTATAAATTGGCGCCATGGTAATGGCATTATAGAAAGTCACCTCCTCCTTTTCACAGTCCAAGAATACACCGATGCGGACAAGGCGGAGGGACACGGTGATTTTGGTGGGCTTTGGATCAGTGCAGGCTAAGATAGATCCGCCCTTCATGGCCAGCGTCCAGAGGCCGCTGGAGGTGCCCGTCGTTGCCATCTCACCTCTCGGAACATCTTCTCGTGCCACACCCACCCTCCATGCCGTCTTACTGCccacctccacctcccagtagTGTCGGCCGGTGGTGAAGCCCCGCTGGCCCAACACGCAGTAATAATAGTGGAACCGACGTTGGTTGGCCTGGATGTCTGAAGTGTCTTTATTCTCATCAAACCAAACTGAAGTGcaggactgggacagggacagaTTAGGGTGGGCTGTCTCAGGGTCAAAGGTGATTGATGTAATATCTACAGGAAGAAACATAATGAGTTATACTGCTGATTTGCATGTTCTGGTATCAAAGGACATACATGAACATACTTGGGTAGAGGCAGCTTTTCATGTGCTTCCATATCCTGTATTGGATGGGGCCCACAAACTGACCAGAGCGCACCTCTGTGTCCACCTCCGCTGGAAGAACAAAGCTGACCTGAGACCTGATCAA
This window harbors:
- the LOC142380211 gene encoding zinc-binding protein A33; the protein is MYKNHNKDTNNNCHKSLLCDHKEKLIQAIKRIKHEVDECREAERETYIDSVEVEARFNDLEREIRSEFQNLHRFLDEEEYNDLERLRRERQKQLKQLKEREKKIAAQARDLESAITVLNSKLAEDDSPKLLKEIQDLVKRSQVSFVLPAEVDTEVRSGQFVGPIQYRIWKHMKSCLYPNITSITFDPETAHPNLSLSQSCTSVWFDENKDTSDIQANQRRFHYYYCVLGQRGFTTGRHYWEVEVGSKTAWRVGVAREDVPRGEMATTGTSSGLWTLAMKGGSILACTDPKPTKITVSLRLVRIGVFLDCEKEEVTFYNAITMAPIYTFSMETVMGPLFPFHNPCDTDDGMNTAPLKIFNPSL